Proteins encoded in a region of the Solanum dulcamara chromosome 9, daSolDulc1.2, whole genome shotgun sequence genome:
- the LOC129902109 gene encoding uncharacterized protein LOC129902109 isoform X2, with the protein MMPKQDTACLPNMQTQPEEIERKARVDAVWEQMNKGVSTRTLYSIINKPTSASNKISSKNSSKPSSSSWMTVLGLSQKKTSEPGRSTPEKCLRTTQKDTSEESKKLAAAALFAVKEAATAAASAGRGKVITEVRDFAGEDVEIKKYVDANSAEASDKCKGPAAPASAVDIILEQIKKKQKLSVLDKTKKDWEGFKGENRGMEEELDAYKKSSNQYLDRVGFLERADYREFERERDARLAMHAKRKPESMREDY; encoded by the exons ATGATGCCCAAACAAGATACTGCATGCCTTCCTAACATGCAGACGCAGCCCGAAGAAATTG AAAGGAAAGCTCGGGTGGATGCTGTTTGGGAGCAAATGAACAAAGGAGTGTCTACGAGGACCCTGTACTCCATAATAAACAAGCCTACTTCAGCATCAAATAAAATATCCTCAAAAAATTCGTCAAAACCATCATCTTCT AGTTGGATGACAGTACTGGGTTTGTCTCAAAAGAAGACATCAGAGCCTGGAAGAAGCACACCAGAGAAGTGCCTTAGGACTACTCAAAAGGACACTAGTGAGGAGTCAAAGAAGCTTGCTGCTGCTGCTCTCTTTGCAGTAAAGGAAGCTGCCACAGCTGCTGCCTCTGCAGGCCGGGGTAAAGTG ATTACTGAAGTACGAGATTTTGCTGGTGAAGATgttgaaataaagaaatatgTTGATGCCAACTCTGCAGAAGCATCTGATAAATGCAAAGGCCCAGCAGCACCTGCTTCTGCTGTTGATATTATCCTTGAACAGATAAAAAAGAAGCAGAAACTGAGTGTACTTGATAAGACAAAGAAAGACTGGGAGGGATTCAAGGGAGAAAATAGAGGGATGGAGGAAGAGCTGGATGCttacaagaagagttccaatcAGTATCTAGACAGGGTTGGTTTCTTAGAGCGTGCTGATTACCGAGAATTTGAGCGGGAGAGAGATGCTCGTCTTGCAATGCATGCAAAGAGGAAACCAGAAAGCATGAGAGAAGACTACTGA
- the LOC129902109 gene encoding uncharacterized protein LOC129902109 isoform X1 translates to MAELTAEAQLVQNNLENVDGFQMMPKQDTACLPNMQTQPEEIERKARVDAVWEQMNKGVSTRTLYSIINKPTSASNKISSKNSSKPSSSSWMTVLGLSQKKTSEPGRSTPEKCLRTTQKDTSEESKKLAAAALFAVKEAATAAASAGRGKVITEVRDFAGEDVEIKKYVDANSAEASDKCKGPAAPASAVDIILEQIKKKQKLSVLDKTKKDWEGFKGENRGMEEELDAYKKSSNQYLDRVGFLERADYREFERERDARLAMHAKRKPESMREDY, encoded by the exons ATGGCTGAATTGACTGCAGAAGCGCAGCTTGTTCAAA ATAATTTAGAGAATGTCGATGGGTTCCAAATGATGCCCAAACAAGATACTGCATGCCTTCCTAACATGCAGACGCAGCCCGAAGAAATTG AAAGGAAAGCTCGGGTGGATGCTGTTTGGGAGCAAATGAACAAAGGAGTGTCTACGAGGACCCTGTACTCCATAATAAACAAGCCTACTTCAGCATCAAATAAAATATCCTCAAAAAATTCGTCAAAACCATCATCTTCT AGTTGGATGACAGTACTGGGTTTGTCTCAAAAGAAGACATCAGAGCCTGGAAGAAGCACACCAGAGAAGTGCCTTAGGACTACTCAAAAGGACACTAGTGAGGAGTCAAAGAAGCTTGCTGCTGCTGCTCTCTTTGCAGTAAAGGAAGCTGCCACAGCTGCTGCCTCTGCAGGCCGGGGTAAAGTG ATTACTGAAGTACGAGATTTTGCTGGTGAAGATgttgaaataaagaaatatgTTGATGCCAACTCTGCAGAAGCATCTGATAAATGCAAAGGCCCAGCAGCACCTGCTTCTGCTGTTGATATTATCCTTGAACAGATAAAAAAGAAGCAGAAACTGAGTGTACTTGATAAGACAAAGAAAGACTGGGAGGGATTCAAGGGAGAAAATAGAGGGATGGAGGAAGAGCTGGATGCttacaagaagagttccaatcAGTATCTAGACAGGGTTGGTTTCTTAGAGCGTGCTGATTACCGAGAATTTGAGCGGGAGAGAGATGCTCGTCTTGCAATGCATGCAAAGAGGAAACCAGAAAGCATGAGAGAAGACTACTGA
- the LOC129902108 gene encoding E3 ubiquitin-protein ligase RING1-like codes for MAMMNTRKLFQITNQSADCIYVCDSTCPYACYPYVDLDYYIPPPPPPPSLQPQLNSKHHQNISPYVIISVALFASLFLLVSYYLIIVKNCLNWNRRRTPPTQAGSDEDFFDENRAPDIDHPIWYINTIGLQPSVIDKITIFKYKTGDGMVEGTNCSVCLNEFQDDESLRLLPNCKHAFHIYCIDTWLRSHTNCPLCRCDILSNSLNAPTVVPVELDLGANLSTNEERILENDEQREVNSNNEVIIGENGVNQEEFLQVERGCGDGEVQSMRRSVSVDSSMSSNRGLDNMFVLSRMSGGEEAVGENSSSTLHKEEPVLMKRSFSYGGKSFFSRHNRSRSSVLPL; via the coding sequence ATGGCCATGATGAACACAAGAAAGCTATTTCAAATAACAAACCAATCTGCAGATTGTATCTATGTTTGTGATTCAACATGTCCTTATGCTTGTTATCCATATGTAGACTTAGATTATTACATACCTCCACCGCCGCCGCCGCCATCGCTGCAGCCTCAATTGAATAGCAAACATCATCAGAACATATCACCTTATGTTATCATCTCCGTTGCCTTGTTTGCTAGCTTGTTCCTTCTTGTCAGCTACTATTTGATCATTGTCAAGAACTGCTTGAATTGGAACAGGAGAAGAACCCCACCAACACAAGCAGGCTCTGATGAAGATTTTTTCGACGAGAATCGAGCTCCTGATATTGATCATCCCATTTGGTACATCAACACTATAGGTCTTCAGCCATCTGTTATTGATAAGATTACTATTTTCAAGTACAAAACAGGAGATGGTATGGTTGAAGGAACAAATTGCTCTGTTTGCTTGAATGAATTTCAAGATGATGAGTCTCTTAGATTACTCCCAAACTGTAAACATGCCTTTCACATATATTGTATAGATACATGGTTAAGATCACACACAAATTGTCCCTTGTGTCGTTGTGACATTTTATCAAACAGTTTGAATGCACCTACAGTGGTTCCAGTCGAGCTTGACTTAGGTGCTAATTTGAGTACCAATGAAGAGAGGATACTGGAAAATGATGAACAGAGAGAAGTGAATAGTAACAATGAGGTAATTATTGGCGAGAATGGGGTTAATCAAGAAGAGTTTTTGCAGGTTGAGAGGGGCTGTGGAGATGGGGAAGTACAATCAATGAGAAGATCAGTTTCAGTGGATTCTTCAATGAGTTCAAATAGAGGGCTTGATAATATGTTTGTGTTGTCAAGAATGAGTGGAGGAGAAGAAGCTGTTGGtgaaaattcaagttcaactcTGCATAAAGAAGAACCTGTTTTGATGAAGAGATCATTTTCTTATGGTGGTAAATCATTTTTCTCAAGACATAATCGTAGTCGAAGTTCAGTGCTTCCATTGTGA